One genomic window of Candidatus Beckwithbacteria bacterium includes the following:
- the glgP gene encoding alpha-glucan family phosphorylase: MIEINQEHPVAYFCAEFGFDTNIPTYAGGLGVLAGDTVKEAADQGFPFVGVGLLYRGEQAVQAISTEGLQTEEDYHFDPLSLGLEHVYVDDMPFFVRIHLTEVNVWARCWKKTFAHNVTLYLLDTETDQNELSERSITHALYLGSEEALMKQQLILGIGGVKLLHALGIHPSIYHLNEGRPAFLHWQLIRSYMETHGIPYKEAAARAKAKTVYTNHTLVSAGNESYNIHILRTYGQYYADKMGISIDTLLEPGIQDNPDNFVMTRFALNTSTRANGVSQLHSKLSQEHWPEYNWTNVTNGVHMPTWQDPEIRDCNKDGNDLWQIHLKKKQELVDYLLEKTGFGFDPNMLIITWARRIALYKRPDELFGNVDQLERILKDQSRPVQLLIAGKAHAKDKQAKMLLQEAIHYMKTKLSGHALFIPNYNIEIAQKLTRGSDVWLNTPVMGMEASGTSGMKAISNGVLQCTVKDGWSAEVDWHGLGWVLDPIHITSSLYTYLDNEIKPMYYGRDDQGVPLEWLTRMKKSIELSGGFSATRMFNEYKEKLYNNI, encoded by the coding sequence ATGATCGAAATTAATCAAGAACATCCAGTTGCTTATTTTTGTGCTGAATTTGGTTTTGATACCAATATTCCTACTTATGCTGGTGGTTTAGGAGTTTTAGCTGGTGATACTGTTAAAGAAGCTGCTGATCAAGGCTTTCCTTTTGTAGGAGTTGGCTTACTTTATAGAGGTGAACAAGCTGTCCAAGCGATTTCTACCGAGGGTCTTCAAACCGAAGAAGATTATCACTTTGATCCTCTTTCGCTTGGACTTGAGCATGTCTATGTTGACGATATGCCTTTTTTTGTACGTATTCATTTGACAGAGGTCAATGTCTGGGCACGCTGCTGGAAAAAAACTTTTGCTCATAATGTTACCCTTTATCTTTTGGATACCGAAACTGACCAAAACGAGCTCTCTGAGCGTAGTATTACTCATGCCTTATATCTTGGCTCTGAAGAAGCTCTCATGAAGCAACAGCTGATCTTAGGTATTGGCGGGGTAAAACTACTACACGCCCTTGGGATCCATCCTAGTATTTACCATCTCAATGAAGGCCGACCGGCTTTCTTGCATTGGCAACTGATTCGCAGCTATATGGAAACCCATGGCATTCCTTATAAAGAAGCCGCAGCAAGAGCTAAAGCGAAAACTGTTTATACTAATCATACGTTGGTTTCAGCTGGGAATGAGAGCTACAACATTCACATTTTACGAACGTATGGCCAATATTATGCTGACAAAATGGGTATTAGTATCGACACGCTGTTAGAGCCAGGAATACAGGACAATCCTGACAATTTTGTAATGACTCGTTTTGCCCTAAATACTTCAACTCGAGCTAATGGGGTATCACAACTTCATAGCAAACTTTCTCAAGAACACTGGCCAGAATATAACTGGACCAATGTCACTAATGGTGTTCATATGCCGACTTGGCAAGATCCAGAAATCAGAGATTGTAATAAAGATGGTAATGATTTGTGGCAAATACATCTCAAGAAAAAACAAGAGTTGGTTGATTATTTACTGGAAAAAACTGGGTTTGGTTTTGACCCTAATATGCTCATCATTACCTGGGCTAGACGAATTGCCCTTTATAAACGTCCTGATGAGTTATTTGGCAACGTCGATCAACTCGAAAGAATTTTAAAAGATCAAAGTCGACCGGTCCAACTTTTGATTGCCGGTAAGGCTCATGCTAAAGACAAGCAAGCCAAAATGCTTCTCCAAGAAGCCATTCATTATATGAAGACTAAACTATCTGGCCATGCTTTGTTTATCCCCAATTATAATATTGAAATTGCTCAAAAATTAACCAGAGGTAGTGATGTTTGGCTCAACACTCCCGTGATGGGTATGGAAGCCTCAGGTACTTCCGGCATGAAGGCTATTAGCAATGGGGTCCTGCAATGTACGGTCAAAGATGGCTGGTCAGCTGAAGTTGATTGGCATGGTCTAGGCTGGGTTCTTGATCCTATACATATTACCTCATCACTTTATACGTATTTAGATAATGAAATAAAACCCATGTATTACGGACGGGACGATCAGGGCGTACCACTAGAATGGCTTACTCGTATGAAAAAATCTATTGAGCTTTCTGGTGGTTTTAGCGCTACCAGGATGTTTAATGAGTATAAAGAGAAGCT